A region of Campylobacter armoricus DNA encodes the following proteins:
- the ilvN gene encoding acetolactate synthase small subunit, which yields MKRRVISVIVLNEHGVLSRVVGLFSGRGYNIESLTVAPLDDSEFSRINIVTLGDERVFEQIIKQLHKLIPTYKVIDSSDFIEKETALVKIALSENFAGLDAILKAYNGSVTYSDGEFIIAMVSDDADKIDNFLKTIKKYNPISVVRSGSILMEVK from the coding sequence ATGAAAAGAAGAGTAATTTCTGTCATTGTGTTAAATGAGCATGGGGTATTATCACGCGTAGTTGGGCTTTTTTCAGGAAGAGGATATAACATAGAATCTCTTACTGTGGCTCCGCTTGATGATAGCGAATTCTCAAGAATAAATATCGTAACTTTGGGTGATGAAAGAGTTTTTGAACAAATCATCAAACAACTTCACAAGCTTATACCTACTTATAAAGTGATTGATTCAAGTGATTTTATAGAAAAAGAAACAGCTTTAGTAAAGATTGCTTTAAGTGAAAATTTTGCAGGATTAGATGCTATATTAAAAGCTTATAATGGAAGTGTAACTTATAGTGATGGTGAATTTATTATAGCAATGGTAAGTGATGATGCAGATAAAATTGATAATTTTTTAAAGACTATAAAAAAATACAATCCAATTAGTGTTGTTAGAAGTGGTTCTATTTTAATGGAGGTAAAATGA